A genomic segment from Fundulus heteroclitus isolate FHET01 chromosome 6, MU-UCD_Fhet_4.1, whole genome shotgun sequence encodes:
- the LOC105934557 gene encoding CD276 antigen — translation MFIFKKSTGTFNQTVNSSSSSATINIPHATFNDQGEYKCQFQIMLPNENFTTLFSDPVQLTVNFPRPSINIDPTGVISADQNVSIICSVTDQQGGGSFLFSKYPGTFSQTVNSSTSSANFYIPQITFEDEGWYRCLFKVRFSNEDFSTSFSDYVSLYIKGVLPKPNITVQPAGLVSWGQTASITCLITNGLKGSFNFTKTPGPFSLNVISSTNTATFQIPQVRLGNEGLYQCRFQRTILNEDFHTDFSDPVWLAVNLSTPTITLDPAGVAMWGQNVILTCSVSEGRAGGSFLFRRTAGLFSQTVSSSGNSATFLISQVGLRDEGLYQCQFQRRVSDQDFNTSLSDTVQLSVVLPKPNITLDPTGVAVIGQTVSISCSVSEGQVGGLFIFKKVPGSTTHVVNSSSSSVAFQIPQVSVVDEGSYQCQHQRRVFNQYLSTNLSDSILLTVNYPKPNITIEPRSVVMWGEDVNITCWFTVDIGGGSYIFTKSSGPFNQTVHSSSNSATLHIQQVSFEDEGVYQCKFQSTTSSTDFSDQAHLNLTVILPKPSIIMDPAGAVGFGQLVAITCSISTQYLGGSFTLEKTSASFYKTQLSSTNSSTFRFLEANSSHVGDYRCYYNKTLDHQTFISPLSDTVTISVIGG, via the exons ATGTTTATCTTCAAGAAGAGCACAGGCACATTCAACCAGACTGTGAACTCAAGCAGCAGCTCTGCGACTATCAATATCCCTCATGCCACTTTTAATGATCAGGGAGAGTACAAGTGTCAGTTTCAAATCATGCTTCCCAATGAAAACTTCACCACCCTCTTTAGTGACCCTGTTCAGCTAACAG TGAACTTTCCAAGACCCAGCATCAATATTGATCCCACTGGTGTGATTAGCGCTGACCAAAATGTTAGCATCATTTGTTCAGTCACTGATCAGCAAGGAGGAGGATCCTTTCTCTTCAGCAAGTATCCAGGAACCTTCAGTCAGACGGTGAACTCAAGCACCAGCTCTGCTAATTTCTATATCCCTCAAATTACCTTTGAGGATGAGGGATGGTACCGGTGTCTGTTTAAAGTGAGGTTTTCTAATGAGGACTTCAGCACCAGCTTCAGTGACTATGTCTCGCTGTATATAAAAG GTGTTCTACCGAAGCCCAACATCACGGTGCAGCCTGCTGGTCTGGTTTCCTGGGGTCAAACCGCCAGCATCACTTGTTTAATTACGAATGGATTGAAAGGATCATTCAACTTCACAAAGACCCCGGGTCCTTTCAGTCTGAATGTAATCTCAAGTACAAACACGGCTACTTTCCAAATCCCGCAAGTCCGCTTGGGAAATGAGGGATTGTATCAGTGTCGGTTTCAAAGAACAATTTTAAATGAAGATTTCCATACCGACTTTAGTGACCCTGTCTGGCTAGCtg TGAACCTTTCAACGCCCACCATCACCTTGGATCCTGCCGGCGTAGCGATGTGGGGTCAGAATGTCATCCTCACGTGTTCAGTCTCTGAGGGGCGAGCAGGAGGATCATTCCTCTTTAGGAGAACGGCGGGTCTTTTCAGCCAGACTGTAAGCTCAAGCGGAAACTCTGCTACCTTCCTCATCTCCCAAGTTGGCTTGAGAGATGAGGGATTGTACCAGTGTCAGTTTCAAAGGAGAGTTTCCGATCAAGACTTCAACACCAGCTTAAGTGACACAGTCCAACTATCTG TGGTTCTTCCAAAGCCCAACATCACCTTGGATCCTACTGGTGTGGCTGTTATCGGTCAGACTGTCAGCATCTCTTGCTCGGTCTCTGAGGGCCAAGTAGGAGGATTATTTATATTCAAGAAGGTCCCTGGTTCCACCAcccatgttgtaaactcaaGCAGCAGCTCAGTTGCATTCCAAATCCCTCAAGTCAGCGTGGTGGATGAGGGATCGTATCAGTGTCAGCATCAAAGAAGGGTTTTCAATCAATACTTGAGCACGAATTTGAGTGATTCTATCCTGCTAACTG tgaaCTACCCAAAGCCCAACATCACCATTGAGCCCAGAAGTGTGGTTATGTGGGGTGAGGATGTCAACATTACTTGTTGGTTCACTGTGGACATAGGAGGAGGATCATACATCTTCACAAAGTCCTCAGGTCCTTTCAACCAAACTGTGCACTCAAGCAGTAACTCAGCTACTTTGCATATTCAACAAGTCAGCTTTGAGGATGAGGGAGTGTACCAGTGCAAATTTCAAAGTACAACTTCTAGCACCGACTTTAGCGATCAAGCCCATCTGAATCTGACTG TGATCCTTCCAAAGCCAAGCATCATCATGGATCCTGCAGGTGCAGTTGGCTTTGGCCAGCTTGTCGCTATCACTTGTTCTATCTCGACTCAATATTTAGGCGGATCATTCACCCTGGAGAAGACCTCGGCATCATTCTATAAGACCCAACTATCAAGTACCAACTCCTCTACTTTCAGATTTCTTGAAGCCAATTCTAGTCATGTGGGAGATTACAGGtgttattataataaaactCTGGATCATCAAACCTTTATCTCCCCTCTAAGTGACACTGTCACAATTTCTGTTATTGGTGGCTAA